The DNA region TCTCACAACAGTAACAGCAGCAACGAAATAGGTCATATCAACCTGACCCCTGAAGAAGAGACCACACAGGTACTAAACGGTGTATCCCGATCTTTTCCATTGCCATTAGAGTCAACAGTAGTATCTTCAGTCAGATACAGAACTAAGTACTTTAGAATGAGAGAGATGTTTGCCTCCTCCTTTTCTGTGAAGCCGGGATATACTTCCCCAGGATATGGGGCCATTCATTCTCGTGTTGGATGTTTGGATTTGGACAGAACAACAGATTACAAATTTCGTGTTAGAACGCCTCAACCGATGAGCCAGATATCAAACCAAAATCTCAATCCgaaacaaattcaaagattaCAGCAGCAGCGAGCCTTACAGGCGCAACTTCTTTctcaacagcagcagcagcagcaattAGCTCAGACTCAGGCTCAGGCTAATACTCAGCCGCAAAACCAAGGTATGGCAATGGGGTCCAATCAATTCCCGAATGGGGCAGGGAATTCGCCGTTTAATGCGAATATGGTCAACAAACAAgttcagcagcagcagcaaatccagcagcaacagcaacagcaacagcaacaacagcaacaacagcagcaacagcaacaacagcaacaacagcagcaacagcaacaacagcaaatccagcagcaacagcaacagcaacagcaacagcaacagcaacagcaacaacagaaGCTTCAGGATACAGGTCTGACACCACAAGAGATCCAATcccaacaacaaaaactacgacaacagcaacttcaacaacaaaagtttGAAGCAGCTGCCTCATATCTGGCCAATGCTACCAAGCTAATGCAAGAATCGAATCAAGATAGCTACTTAccaaataataacaataacaataacaatagtaacaacaatttgatgatgatgaaaacatCCATGGGTTCTCCTAGTACTAGCGTAAACGGTATGCAGTCTCCTTCTGGTATGAACAATACTAATACTTCGGGGCAAGGCGTCTCCACTGGTATCAACGGCTCTAATAATAGTGGTAGAATCGAAGTAGGTATTGGAAACACCATAAATCCCTATAATGGCAGAGTAAATTGATCAATTAACTATGTTctttagtattttttaCAGTGTATGTATTAAGTTATCATTGATACAAGTAGTAGCGTATAAACATATGGACATACTTTGGAAATCAGCattatactttttctttcttttttcacaCATTTCTTGTCATAGTTATACATTATCTATCTAAGCATTACACTTCTTCATAAGGGTATGACAAAGCAAATATAAACCCCCAGTAAATACCCCATAAGTAGTTCTTAAAATAAAGGACCATAACGGCAGCCATAACCAGGAAGGGCCATGGATCATTAGGGAAAATCCTTATAAATGACATGTGCAAGAGGAAGTTAAAGAGCGAAACTCCAAGCACTTCCCAAGGgtaatatttcttttccttccaTATGACTTTAtcaatgttttcttcaaatgacTGGGTCATTGCTTCTCTAGaaaagtattttttaaCTCTCAATGGACCATTCTTCTTGAAGTCCACcttgtcatttttcaaaacctGCCTGCTTTGGTCAATGGCAGTAGCCCATTGAATGGGAACAGCAGGCTTTAGCCACCCCGTGGCGTGTGCTTCATTTTCGCCAGCGACATACGGCTCGATAGTCTCCAATGGACCGCCATTATTTACAGCCAGTACTGGCTTCCCCAATTTCATTGCTTCTAACGGGACTATACCAAAATGTTCATATGCAGGTGTATACAATAACATGTCTGTTTTTTCCAACAATAAGTCCTTCAAGGATGATGAAATGGAGGTCAAAAATATGATTTTTGTATGGCTGGCTTTGAATGATTCTAAATCAGAAGCGCGCTTTATTTCTTGGTAATACACGGTTGTGTGAGACAACTCATATTCGTCGGCCAAACCTTGCAGTTCCTTAAGGTATTCCACATTTTCAGCGACTCTTTCATCATAGCCACCGCAAATAACCAATTTAACGTTTTCATTACTTTGGTCTTCAGATAGTGCAAAGGCCTTTATGGCCAACGCAatatcctttttcttttcaaaacggTTTATACTCAAATAGAATCTATCACCTTCATTTAGTATAGTCTTGATGAATTCTTTATCAATACCTTCTATTTCCATGGGTGATAAATCTACACATGGATAAATAACATCTGGATCATTGGATAAAAAGTTGAATGTTTTGTGATAGGTGTTCTTTGtgaaatttgaattcaCGACGACAGTATCCGCAGCGCTTATTGAAAACTGTTCTATTAGATCAAATGGAAGTCTAtataatttcttcaataaccCAGTTCTTTGAGCCAATAATTGATCAGGGAAATGGCAATAAAACATCAAAGTGGCAGAACTAAACATATGCAAAAGTGGGATGCATGTCGATAACTGATCGATTATAAATAGTTGGTAGGCATTCACTTTTTTGTTAAAGATTAATTGCATTACTAAATAAAGTTGTCTGATTGTggcaaaaacaataaagaaacgGCCTAGAAAGTGTGTTGGCAAGAAATCACCATAGACCTCGACTTTCAATTGACCgcttttgatttcttcaaaacaatgTGATTTGTCACAATGGCTGGTGTAAATGGTGACGTTATGACCTTGCTGTTGCAAACCCAACGCGGCATCGACAACTAACCTTTCTGCACCGCCGATACCAAGATCCGGGTGAATGAAAGCTATCTTGATCTTTCTATCGTTACCACTCATCCTGCTTATCgatttttgattatttgcTTCAAGTTCCGCAGTCAAAGTATCTTTGCTTATGTCTTCGAAAGTGGCTTATTAAGCTATAAATAATGTAtacagttttttttgttcgCGCACTCTCTACCCTGTTCagtatgtatatatttcttgacgaaaacaaagcaaaaaatACAAGCATTCgatttatatattattgtATCTATGGCTGCGGTTGCCTTTATATATGTGATGATGGGTATTTACAAGTATAGACGTTTCCTTACGATAACCTTTGGTGTttcttgataatttttggAAGGGCTTTAGCCCAAGATTTTGTCCTATTGTCAATCAGCATGAACACACGACCACCTTGTTTCATTCGAGCAGTTCTGCCCACTCTGTGTATCAGATCGATGGATGTTTTCGGCACGTCGTAGAGAACAACGTTCCGTACGCCTTTGAAGTTGAGGCCTCTGGCCATTAGGTCTGTAGCTACAAGCACGTGCAGGGACTTCTTTTTGGGTATAATGGCATCTGAATTtgcctttttcaattcaccAATGACGATGTTGGAATCAGGAATTTCCAGTCGCTTCAAGGGGGGCTCTGGAGATGGCTCTGGAGGCCTTAACTGCGAGATTGGTCTTGGTGAAGACAGAAAGGGagtgattttttcagatctTTCTTCGGTTGTATCATCACCAGTTAGACCAACGGCATTATGTCCGAACTTGCTATTTAAAGTATCGATGATTTCAGGGACGtcctttttctcattgACAAAGATAACACATCTTTTCTCAAACCCGGGTTCAGTGTCATCGTTGGAAATGGCGTAGAGAGTTTGCGCCAACGCCTTAATCTTGGAACCCTTGAAGGGGCTCAATGCAGAGTTTATAACTTTAAAATCCAGACCGAACGGCAGTTTATGCAATCTAGGTGTCATGATGGGGACCACCGTGGGGAAAAGTCTTTGCATTGTCTTGTTGAATTCTTGAGGAATGGTGGCGGAGCAAAAGATAAGGTGATTGATGTTGGggattttctttatggCGGAGTGGGTTTCTTCAAGCCAGGATCTATCCAAAAGGGTGTCAGCTTCATCTAATACCACAAACCCCACTTTGGACAGAATTTTGTCGGGCCTAGAGATCATCCTAATGCTGAACAGGTTCAGTAGCTTTGCCGGAGTGGTGACCAGAATGTCTATTCTGTTTTTGATGTGGTCCAATAGGTCGCGGTACGAGGTGGTCTTGTCCCATTTGAAGGAGTTCAGCCCCAATGAGGAGTTTGTCTTGGAGACGGTTTCATACACTTGGTCCACTAATTCGTGCGTGGGCACTAGTATAATGGACCTGATCaaagctttttctttgagtgTCTCCCACAGTTCCGGCGTTTCCAGCTCCTgtctcttcaaataatcTATCAAAGGTATCAAGTAGGCCATGGTCTTGCCTGAGCCGGTTTCTGCAGCGATGGCATGCAGTTGTAATTTGGGGCTCATCAAAGTCTTGGAGATTTTCTTAATGGCCACCGCTTGGATGGGACTCGGTATGATGTTCTCGCTGGTGTTTTTAGTGTTGTTGTCCTGGATTTTCAACGACTCCTTAGAgatgatttctttcataGCATCCCTGACAGATGGCAATATGAGCAATTGGTCgaaatttgatattttctgaATGAGTTTACCGGTCGTATTAACGTCGACGTCGACGTCTTTTTTCAACCCTCCGTACTGACCAAAGTTAAACGCCTGTTCAGTCTTGGCCTTGGCATCATTCTTCCTGCCCCTTTTATTCTGTTTCCTGTTCTTGTTACCATTGCTTGCGGGCACTGGAGGCTGTGGGGAGAACTTTTTATGCTTTGTTCTGGGGCCCCCAGCATAAGAGCGCAGCCCCATCCTAAGCACAACGGGACTACTCCATCGTGGCAAAGCCGCTAAATTAAATACAAGTGCCATTGGGCTTATCAGCTTTGTTTTAAGCTGGGAAGCTGCACTGAAGCCGTTGTTAACCATCGCCCAGCTCAGGTATATCACTATAGTTGAAATGCACTGCCTCGTACAAAGCGATATGAAAACCGCCTAGATAAAGTCGAGCAAAAGTGTGTGCGGTATAGGGTACTCACTTGCACAGCGCTAGTACTGGGAAGCACAAACCGGCCAAAACAAGTCAATGAAAACCGTCGCAGTAAGGGCATGCTCCCGTTTGCGGCCGAGATTCGGGCCGCAAAGAATAGCGACATACTCGTACGTATGAGTGTGCATAcattcattgatgaaaGCAACACAGTTTACTAACAGACCACCCTACACCAGCACCAGCACAAGCACAAGCAAAGAGAGTGCGCCCACGCCCGCGGTCAAGAGGAGGCCCAGCAAGCACAAGGTCGCTATGCTTGTCGGCTACCGTGGGGGCGGATACTACGGAATGCAGTACAACCCCCCGCACAAAACCATCGAGGGCGAGATACTCGCCAAGCTATTCGACGTGGGCGCCATTTCTGAGCACAACTCGACGTCGCCGAAGAAAAACTCATTCATGGCCGCGGCAAGAACAGACAAGGGCGTGCATGCCGTGGTAAACCTGTTGTCGCTGAAGATCTCACTGCAGCAAGACACGGTTGCGAGACTGAACGCCGCACTGCCGCCCGAGATCCGCGTGTGGGGTATCCAGCCGACCAATAAGAAGTTCAACGCCCGCTCGGCATGCGACTCCCGCTGGTACGAATACTTGATCCCGGACTTTGTGCTCGTGGGGCCTCCACAGGGCTCTGCCTTGCATCAAAACGTGGGGGGATGTTACTGCGACGACGGTTCGCAGGACGTGTGGGATGCATTTGGGGGGCAGGTGCGAGACAGATTCGGCGCGCAACCAGATGAGGACGAGCCTTTGACGCGCGACTACGTGGATCTCTTGAGCACCACCCTCGGCGGCTACCGCCCGCCGAGAGCAAAGCTGCTCGCTCTCGAGGCCGCGATGCAGCAGTACGTGGGTACGCACAACTTCCACAATTTCACCACGGGCAAGCTTGCCGCTGATCCGAGCGCCAAGCGGTACATCAAGGAAGTCGTAGTAGCACCGGCCGCACCGCAGTGGACAAGCGTGCGGATCCACGGCCAGTCGTTCATGCTGCACCAGATCCGGCGGATGGTGGCACTTGCGGTGCTGGTCGCTCGCTGTC from Saccharomyces eubayanus strain FM1318 chromosome VII, whole genome shotgun sequence includes:
- the SGF73 gene encoding deubiquitination module subunit SGF73: MAEMRSKDAVIKEIKPKIINEYSLSQENGSSHDSWKSLISSAKDTPLQYNHMNRETLKKYFNPNAQLIENSLDAPIQFRVCEKCGKPLALTAIVDHLENHCTGVSGKNNTKGENTELKDESTNETMHNETESTGVNNNDDDDDDDDDDDDDNDDDDDDDDDDDDDDDDDDDDDDDDDDDDENPNSLNANGNNYKKGDSSFNPLKRSTSMDSANTPGTDTKRSKTGTPQASGSSTKKQKKVKQRNPTEKHLIDFNKQCGVELPEGGYCARSLTCKSHSMGAKRAVPGRIKPYDVLLADYHREHQTKIGAAAEKRAKQQELQKLQKQIQKEQKKHTQHQKQGQRSKQRNVNGGKFAKNGNKNSSHNSNSSNEIGHINLTPEEETTQVLNGVSRSFPLPLESTVVSSVRYRTKYFRMREMFASSFSVKPGYTSPGYGAIHSRVGCLDLDRTTDYKFRVRTPQPMSQISNQNLNPKQIQRLQQQRALQAQLLSQQQQQQQLAQTQAQANTQPQNQGMAMGSNQFPNGAGNSPFNANMVNKQVQQQQQIQQQQQQQQQQQQQQQQQQQQQQQQQQQQQQIQQQQQQQQQQQQQQQQQKLQDTGLTPQEIQSQQQKLRQQQLQQQKFEAAASYLANATKLMQESNQDSYLPNNNNNNNNSNNNLMMMKTSMGSPSTSVNGMQSPSGMNNTNTSGQGVSTGINGSNNSGRIEVGIGNTINPYNGRVN
- the ALG2 gene encoding GDP-Man:Man(1)GlcNAc(2)-PP-dolichol alpha-1,3-mannosyltransferase produces the protein MSGNDRKIKIAFIHPDLGIGGAERLVVDAALGLQQQGHNVTIYTSHCDKSHCFEEIKSGQLKVEVYGDFLPTHFLGRFFIVFATIRQLYLVMQLIFNKKVNAYQLFIIDQLSTCIPLLHMFSSATLMFYCHFPDQLLAQRTGLLKKLYRLPFDLIEQFSISAADTVVVNSNFTKNTYHKTFNFLSNDPDVIYPCVDLSPMEIEGIDKEFIKTILNEGDRFYLSINRFEKKKDIALAIKAFALSEDQSNENVKLVICGGYDERVAENVEYLKELQGLADEYELSHTTVYYQEIKRASDLESFKASHTKIIFLTSISSSLKDLLLEKTDMLLYTPAYEHFGIVPLEAMKLGKPVLAVNNGGPLETIEPYVAGENEAHATGWLKPAVPIQWATAIDQSRQVLKNDKVDFKKNGPLRVKKYFSREAMTQSFEENIDKVIWKEKKYYPWEVLGVSLFNFLLHMSFIRIFPNDPWPFLVMAAVMVLYFKNYLWGIYWGFIFALSYPYEEV
- the MRH4 gene encoding ATP-dependent RNA helicase, producing the protein MVNNGFSAASQLKTKLISPMALVFNLAALPRWSSPVVLRMGLRSYAGGPRTKHKKFSPQPPVPASNGNKNRKQNKRGRKNDAKAKTEQAFNFGQYGGLKKDVDVDVNTTGKLIQKISNFDQLLILPSVRDAMKEIISKESLKIQDNNTKNTSENIIPSPIQAVAIKKISKTLMSPKLQLHAIAAETGSGKTMAYLIPLIDYLKRQELETPELWETLKEKALIRSIILVPTHELVDQVYETVSKTNSSLGLNSFKWDKTTSYRDLLDHIKNRIDILVTTPAKLLNLFSIRMISRPDKILSKVGFVVLDEADTLLDRSWLEETHSAIKKIPNINHLIFCSATIPQEFNKTMQRLFPTVVPIMTPRLHKLPFGLDFKVINSALSPFKGSKIKALAQTLYAISNDDTEPGFEKRCVIFVNEKKDVPEIIDTLNSKFGHNAVGLTGDDTTEERSEKITPFLSSPRPISQLRPPEPSPEPPLKRLEIPDSNIVIGELKKANSDAIIPKKKSLHVLVATDLMARGLNFKGVRNVVLYDVPKTSIDLIHRVGRTARMKQGGRVFMLIDNRTKSWAKALPKIIKKHQRLS
- the PUS2 gene encoding pseudouridine synthase PUS2, which encodes MKTVAVRACSRLRPRFGPQRIATYSTSTSKESAPTPAVKRRPSKHKVAMLVGYRGGGYYGMQYNPPHKTIEGEILAKLFDVGAISEHNSTSPKKNSFMAAARTDKGVHAVVNLLSLKISLQQDTVARLNAALPPEIRVWGIQPTNKKFNARSACDSRWYEYLIPDFVLVGPPQGSALHQNVGGCYCDDGSQDVWDAFGGQVRDRFGAQPDEDEPLTRDYVDLLSTTLGGYRPPRAKLLALEAAMQQYVGTHNFHNFTTGKLAADPSAKRYIKEVVVAPAAPQWTSVRIHGQSFMLHQIRRMVALAVLVARCQLPPSVVRDHLVAATRKHIPRAPAAGLLLEGPVFAQYNSKLRRLLYREIRPDSEAVEHMRRFRECQIYTAVAREETQRHVFCHFVRRTNRLAAPLI